In a genomic window of Roseiflexus castenholzii DSM 13941:
- a CDS encoding Ni/Fe hydrogenase subunit alpha, whose translation MPATRQILIDPVTRIEGHAKISIHLDDNGEVREARFHVTEFRGFERFCEGRPFWEMPGITARICGICPVSHLLASAKAGDALLSVTIPPAAEKLRRLMNLGQMVQSHALSFFHLSAPDLLLGFDSDPAQRNVFGLMAADPTLARAGIRLRQFGQDIIAMLGGSKIHPAWAVPGGVRSAPTAVQRADIAQRLPEARATVLDALRRFKALLDTHHAEVATFGNFPSLFLGLVGPHGEWEHYDGRLRVVDAGGAIIADQVEPSRYRDIIAEAVEPWSYLKMPYYRARGYPAGMYRVGPLARLNICTRIGTLLADAELGEMRQRAGGIATSSFYYHYARLVEILAALERISLLLDDPDLDSLRLRAEAGLNQFEGIGVSEAPRGTLFHHYTVDAHGLIQSVNLIIATGHNNLAMNRTIAQIARHYVKGDQISEGALNRVEAGIRAYDPCLSCSTHAAGTMPLVVTLIAADGTVLDEVRR comes from the coding sequence ATGCCTGCGACCCGTCAGATTCTGATCGATCCGGTTACCCGGATTGAAGGACATGCCAAGATCAGCATCCATCTGGATGACAACGGCGAGGTGCGGGAAGCACGCTTCCATGTCACCGAGTTTCGCGGTTTCGAGCGTTTTTGCGAAGGGCGCCCGTTTTGGGAGATGCCCGGCATTACAGCACGCATTTGCGGAATATGCCCGGTGAGCCATTTGCTGGCATCCGCGAAAGCAGGTGATGCGCTGCTCTCGGTCACTATTCCGCCAGCCGCCGAGAAACTACGTCGGCTGATGAACCTGGGACAAATGGTACAGTCGCATGCGCTCAGTTTTTTCCACCTCAGCGCTCCCGATCTGCTGCTCGGCTTCGACAGCGATCCGGCACAACGCAATGTTTTCGGACTGATGGCCGCCGATCCGACCCTGGCACGCGCGGGTATCCGACTGCGGCAGTTCGGGCAGGACATTATCGCCATGCTTGGCGGCAGTAAGATTCATCCGGCGTGGGCTGTCCCCGGTGGCGTCCGTTCGGCGCCAACCGCTGTGCAACGCGCGGACATCGCTCAACGTTTGCCGGAAGCGCGGGCTACTGTGCTTGATGCGCTCCGTCGCTTCAAAGCCCTGCTCGATACTCATCACGCCGAGGTGGCGACCTTTGGCAATTTCCCGTCGCTCTTCCTGGGATTGGTCGGACCTCATGGCGAGTGGGAGCATTACGACGGACGTTTGCGTGTAGTGGACGCGGGCGGAGCGATTATTGCCGATCAGGTCGAGCCAAGCCGCTACCGCGACATTATTGCCGAGGCGGTCGAACCGTGGTCGTATTTGAAGATGCCCTACTATCGGGCGCGTGGGTATCCCGCCGGGATGTATCGCGTCGGTCCGCTGGCGCGCCTGAACATCTGCACCCGCATTGGCACGCTGCTGGCAGATGCCGAACTTGGAGAGATGCGGCAGCGTGCCGGTGGCATTGCTACTTCATCGTTCTACTATCACTACGCGCGCCTGGTCGAAATCCTGGCGGCGCTGGAGCGCATTTCGCTCTTACTCGACGACCCGGATCTCGACTCGCTGCGATTGCGCGCCGAAGCAGGTCTTAATCAATTCGAGGGGATTGGGGTGAGTGAAGCGCCGCGCGGAACTCTGTTCCACCACTATACCGTTGATGCGCATGGTCTGATCCAGAGTGTGAACCTGATTATCGCAACAGGGCACAACAATCTGGCGATGAATCGGACGATCGCCCAGATTGCGCGGCACTATGTCAAAGGCGACCAGATCAGCGAAGGCGCCTTGAACCGGGTAGAGGCAGGCATTCGCGCCTACGACCCGTGCCTGAGTTGCTCGACGCATGCTGCCGGAACGATGCCGCTGGTAGTGACATTGATTGCCGCAGACGGCACGGTGCTCGATGAAGTGCGACGGTGA
- a CDS encoding hydrogenase maturation protease yields the protein MRSSHILIIGYGNDLRGDDAAGRVAAERLAALQLPDTQVLSVHQLVPEHAALLAQAQMAIFIDADLDDCPIVRVTHLTSGASWSVIGHTATPEGLLALTAAVYGQAPNGWLIRIPAIHSVFGAPLSRRAEDGVAEAVEIVRHLISKR from the coding sequence ATGCGTTCCTCACATATCCTCATCATTGGCTATGGCAACGACCTGCGCGGCGACGATGCGGCCGGTCGCGTGGCGGCGGAGCGACTTGCTGCGCTCCAACTGCCCGATACGCAGGTTCTCTCCGTGCACCAGTTAGTGCCGGAACATGCGGCGCTTCTGGCGCAGGCGCAGATGGCTATCTTTATCGATGCCGACCTGGACGATTGCCCGATTGTGCGGGTGACTCATCTGACGTCGGGCGCCAGTTGGAGCGTGATTGGGCATACTGCCACTCCCGAAGGGTTGCTGGCCCTCACCGCTGCCGTGTATGGTCAGGCGCCGAATGGCTGGCTCATCCGTATCCCGGCAATCCATTCCGTTTTCGGTGCGCCTCTCTCCCGTCGGGCAGAAGACGGCGTTGCCGAAGCAGTTGAGATCGTCCGGCATCTTATCTCCAAGAGATGA
- a CDS encoding DsbA family protein, with the protein MTPHRQRAAAALLFLFMVIAALMTDHAQAQNDADPRGLGDPNAPIVIIEYSDYECPACASFVRDAKPQLIAEYIETGKVYYLYRDNPLPQHPAGRIAAIYAHCAVRQGQFWPMHRRLFQGYIDGEWGGDPSASERVFRRYGDELGLDSGALQECVRDPTTEQAIAADIEEARNRGLRGTPAYILRWPGGPERGDVLTGAQSFGTWRALLDERLSAQPDPATASPGFGAQASLFIYLALGAAGGLAVLVVGGSILWWLARRDHSSPM; encoded by the coding sequence ATGACGCCACATCGCCAGCGCGCTGCTGCTGCATTGCTATTCCTGTTCATGGTCATAGCCGCACTGATGACGGATCATGCGCAGGCTCAGAATGACGCCGACCCACGCGGGTTGGGCGACCCCAACGCACCCATTGTCATCATCGAGTACAGCGACTACGAGTGCCCGGCGTGTGCGTCATTCGTGCGTGATGCCAAGCCGCAATTGATTGCTGAATACATCGAGACGGGCAAGGTCTACTACCTCTACCGCGATAATCCGCTGCCGCAGCATCCGGCGGGACGGATTGCGGCGATCTATGCGCATTGTGCCGTGCGGCAAGGGCAATTCTGGCCCATGCACCGACGTTTGTTCCAGGGGTACATCGATGGCGAGTGGGGTGGTGACCCATCTGCGTCGGAGCGTGTGTTCAGGCGGTATGGCGATGAACTTGGGCTGGACTCCGGCGCGCTCCAGGAATGCGTGCGTGATCCGACGACGGAGCAGGCAATTGCCGCTGACATCGAAGAAGCGCGCAATCGCGGGTTGCGTGGAACGCCTGCCTATATTCTGCGCTGGCCCGGCGGTCCAGAGCGCGGCGATGTGTTGACCGGCGCGCAGAGTTTCGGCACCTGGCGCGCCCTGCTCGATGAACGTCTGAGCGCACAGCCCGATCCGGCGACTGCCTCGCCGGGATTTGGGGCACAGGCGTCGCTGTTCATCTACCTGGCGCTCGGCGCAGCAGGCGGTCTCGCTGTGCTGGTCGTTGGCGGAAGCATCCTCTGGTGGCTTGCCCGGCGCGACCACTCTTCGCCAATGTAG